The following are from one region of the Muntiacus reevesi chromosome 3, mMunRee1.1, whole genome shotgun sequence genome:
- the PDIK1L gene encoding serine/threonine-protein kinase PDIK1L, whose translation MVSSQPKYDLIREVGRGSYGVVYEAVIRKTSARVAVKKIRCHAPENVELALREFWALSSIKSQHPNVIHLEECILQKDGMVQKMSHGSNSSLYLQLVETSLKGEIAFDPRSAYYLWFVMDFCDGGDMNEYLLSRKPNRKTNTSFMLQLSSALAFLHKNQIIHRDLKPDNILISQSRLDTSDLEPTLKVADFGLSKVCSASGQNPEEPVSVNKCFLSTACGTDFYMAPEVWEGHYTAKADIFALGIIIWAMLERITFIDTETKKELLGSYVKQGTEIVPVGEALLENPKMELLIPVKKKSMNGRMKQLIKEMLAANPQDRPDAFELELRLVQIAFKDSSWET comes from the exons ATGGTGAGTAGCCAGCCAAAGTACGATCTAATACGGGAGGTAGGCCGAGGTAGTTACGGTGTTGTATATGAAGCCGTCATCAGAAAGACTTCTGCACGGGTGGCAGTGAAGAAAATCCGATGCCACGCACCTGAAAATGTTGAACTAGCCCTGCGTGAGTTCTGGGCACTAAGCAGTATCAAGAGCCAACATCCAAATGTGATTCACTTGGAGGAGTGCATCCTACAAAAAGATGGGATGGTGCAAAAGATGTCCCACGGCTCTAATTCTTCCCTTTATTTACAG ctTGTAGAGACTTCACTAAAAGGAGAAATTGCCTTTGATCCCAGAAGCGCCTATTACTTGTGGTTCGTGATGGATTTTTGTGATGGAGGAGATATGAATGAGTATCTGTTGTCCAGGAAACCCAATCGTAAAACTAACACCAGCTTTATGCTTCAGCTGAGCAGTGCCCTGGCTTTCTTGCATAAAAACCAGATCATCCATCGAGATCTGAAGCCTGATAACATCCTGATTTCTCAAAGCAGGTTGGATACCAGTGACTTGGAACCTACCCTGAAAGTGGCTGATTTTGGTCTTAGTAAAGTTTGTTCAGCATCTGGGCAGAATCCAGAAGAACCTGTCAGCGTAAACAAGTGTTTCCTTTCTACAGCTTGTGGAACAGATTTCTACATGGCTCCTGAAGTGTGGGAGGGACATTATACAGCAAAAGCTGACATCTTTGCTCTGGGGATTATTATCTGGGCAATGCTGGAAAGGATCACCTTCATAGACACAGAGACAAAGAAGGAACTCTTGGGGAGTTATGTAAAACAAGGAACTGAGATTGTGCCTGTTGGGGAGGCacttctggaaaatcccaagatgGAACTTCTCATTCCTGTGAAGAAAAAGTCTATGAATGGGCGAATGAAACAACTGATTAAGGAAATGCTGGCTGCAAACCCTCAGGATCGtccagatgcttttgaactagaaCTCAGATTAGTACAAATTGCATTTAAAGATAGCAGCTGGGAAACGTGA